In one window of Zhihengliuella sp. ISTPL4 DNA:
- the glgA gene encoding glycogen synthase — protein sequence MRVEMITKEYPPEIYGGAGVHVAELVSALRRDIDVTVRAFGAPREEDGTFAYRVPESLSAANPALQTLGTDLEIVSAIAGADVVHSHTWYANFAGHLASQLHGIPHVLTAHSLEPLRPWKAEQLGGGYAVSSGIEKLAYENAAAVIAVSAGMRADILRSYPQVDPARVRVIHNGIDVERWRPVQDAAFLSSIGMDPDRPSVVFVGRITRQKGLPYLLQAARLLPPEVQLILCAGAPDTPEIMAEVQEGVRLLQQTREGVVWIERMLPRDELSAILAAATTFVCPSVYEPLGIVNLEAMACGAAVVGTATGGIPEVVDDGVTGRLVPIEQVQDGTGTPTDPDRFVADLAAVLTEVATDPARAREYGEAGRERARAQFSWGAIADETRALYAELSA from the coding sequence ATGCGAGTCGAGATGATCACCAAGGAGTATCCGCCGGAGATCTACGGAGGCGCGGGTGTGCACGTGGCCGAGCTCGTCTCCGCGCTGCGGCGTGACATCGACGTGACGGTGCGCGCGTTCGGTGCGCCGCGCGAGGAGGACGGCACCTTCGCCTATCGCGTTCCCGAGAGTCTCTCCGCCGCGAACCCGGCGCTGCAGACCCTCGGAACCGACCTGGAGATCGTGTCGGCGATCGCCGGCGCCGACGTCGTGCACAGCCACACCTGGTATGCCAACTTCGCCGGCCACCTGGCCTCCCAGCTCCACGGCATCCCGCACGTGCTCACGGCTCACAGCCTCGAGCCCCTCCGGCCCTGGAAGGCGGAACAGCTCGGAGGGGGCTACGCCGTCTCGAGCGGGATCGAGAAGCTCGCCTATGAGAACGCCGCCGCGGTGATCGCGGTGAGCGCGGGCATGCGTGCCGACATCCTGCGCAGCTACCCGCAGGTGGATCCCGCGCGCGTCCGCGTGATCCACAACGGGATCGATGTGGAGCGGTGGCGGCCCGTGCAGGATGCTGCGTTCCTCTCCTCGATCGGCATGGACCCGGACCGTCCCTCAGTGGTCTTCGTCGGACGCATCACGCGGCAGAAGGGGCTGCCGTACCTCCTGCAGGCGGCCCGGCTGCTGCCGCCGGAGGTCCAGCTCATCCTGTGCGCCGGAGCCCCGGACACGCCGGAGATCATGGCGGAGGTCCAGGAGGGGGTTCGTCTGCTGCAGCAGACCCGCGAGGGCGTGGTGTGGATCGAGCGGATGCTGCCGCGCGACGAGCTGTCGGCGATCCTGGCCGCGGCGACCACCTTCGTGTGCCCCTCCGTGTACGAGCCGCTCGGGATCGTGAACCTCGAGGCCATGGCCTGCGGGGCGGCGGTCGTGGGGACCGCGACCGGCGGTATCCCCGAGGTCGTCGACGACGGCGTGACGGGCCGACTCGTCCCGATCGAGCAGGTGCAGGACGGTACGGGCACGCCGACCGACCCGGACCGCTTCGTCGCGGATCTCGCGGCAGTCCTCACCGAGGTCGCCACGGATCCGGCGCGGGCTCGGGAGTACGGGGAAGCCGGCCGCGAGCGCGCTCGTGCGCAGTTCAGCTGGGGCGCGATCGCCGACGAGACCCGCGCGCTCTACGCAGAGCTGTCCGCCTGA